The Cryptomeria japonica chromosome 6, Sugi_1.0, whole genome shotgun sequence genomic interval AGCTATAAGTTGATATATTTTCTTTAATAGTCGTAACTCATCACCTTTCTTGCACACATAAAGGGGTCATTACATTTATGTAATCGCACTAGTTGGTCAAGAAGACATTATCGTTAATTTCCCAAGTGTGAAATCGTTGACTGAAGTGTTGAGTTGTTTTCTTTCTTTACAAAGATAGTATGATATCTCTAGCTTAGGGGGGAGTGTTTTTGGTGCTTCGTCTTTAGCCTTTTGGCTTCATTGTCATAGCTTCCTTAGCTAGCAATGACAaaggaaataattataatctaGAGAATAAGAGGAAAGTAGGCATATGGGGCAAGATGAGGAAGGAGAGGAAGTGTGGTGAAGATATGATCGACAACTTTGTGAAGTACTTGGAAAAAAAGATCGTAGATCTTGATTTCTAGACATTGATTTTGCACATTTGGGAATTGGCCAAAAACATAGAATGTACTCCCTATGTGAGCATGAGAGAAGCTATGTTGAAGTTGTCATTAGCTCCCAACCATTCTAATCGTTGATGCAATATTTTTGACATAGCTCAATCCCTAATTTGCACCTCTATTTTGTCTATTATTGTAGACACTTATCTTCTCCATAATGATATAGATAGCATTGTTATTGAAATGGAGTCATTCTTTAGTTGTCATTTTTAACACTTCCATGATTTAATGGACATGGCCCACAAGGTGGTTGTAGTAGTTGCAAAGGATCTCAAGGTAAATCTTCATATCAATGGTCATGTCAAGTCTCTTAGTTGTGGTTATGAATTTGAGTTAGATGAAGAAGCTAAGTAGGTATTGTTGGAGAAGGGTGATAAATGTCATAAATGTATGTATATGTTGGGTGGCGAGAGATGGCTTGCGTAATTTGCCTTGCTTCCTTAGTTTTGTTGTGACTTTGACTATGGCACAGGGTTGGCTATAGTaatttgccttctttttgtcttgtATAGTTATATACTATTGGTTCCTATGAATAGTCATGGATATGTTTTTTTACTAGTCAATGTGCTCTATGAATGTTCATCTCTAGACTATAGAGAGGTTAAATATATACTATATTATACTTAGTTTTTATCTTTGTTTCCTTAATAACATGAGTTCATCAATTGTAGAGGTCTACTTTAATGTTGAGAGGCAACCTAATGATGAATTGATTGGTTCAAAAGGCATAGCACTTTTTAAATCTTGagaaatccatgtattatttttagGGATTAGTTGAACCCATTGACCACCTAAATCCAAACTTCAACTTCTTCTTTTTTTATATCCCTTaaatacaacacacacacacacacacacaaagagagagagagagagagagagagagagagagagagagagagagagagagagagagatgggtaaggGCTTTGGGTTCTTCTCAAATAAGCCCCAAGGTCAATTATCTTCCGCAAATTAACTTGGTTGTAGGCTTGTTTGTGTCCAATGTGTAGCCCTAAGTGGGCCATAAGGGGAGGCTTACCTTGTTTAGAACTAAATTTCAAATCGTTGAATTACCCCTTTCGATTCCCCTCGTTTACTAAAATCATCCAATTattgaataattaaaaaaattaaatagacaCTCCTTAGATAATGAAGTTGAGATTAAGAAATTGGTATTGACTCTTGTCACCATCTTATTAGCAAGCTTAACCGGGGATGCATCCCTGGCCTATTTTACTTGTCTTGGAGACGCCTCAAAGACATCCCCTAGCCATCCCATTGAATGAATGTTTGAGTTTTGATAATttatttgactttgactctcatgTGAACTCtcaatttaagttatttaataCAAATGTTATATGTTAAAATTCTATaatatatttatgtatactttatccATATTTTCatataaatactttaaaaaaattatattttatgtaCGCGTCCCCTTTATCATCCcaaaaaatgactcaaaaaatTTAAACAAGAAAAGGCACCCCCTAGAAACCCCTGCACCTATTCTAGGTCCAAAATGACCAAATCGTACATACTGTTATAGACATGTTAGTCAACCGCAACCGTTATTTACAAAATCTACAATATAAAATGTGCAACTAACTTACGTGTTATGCACACCGTACTACcattttggagccataatagctCATCCCCTAGAAACTTGGAATAACATAGCTTATTAGGCTTTCACATCCTTATAAGTCACCTCTAAATTGCAGAAATGGGGAAAATCTTATCTGCTGGATTGTCTCGTGTGTGGTTTTATGGTAATCCTTATTGAAAATTACAACTAAACTTTAACGCCGACTCATCATCATTGAACATTGGTGGCTCCTATTTCCTTCACAAATAAATTAATAGGACTGATAAGACAAGCCTAGGACTAATCCTTTTGAGGGTCCACGTCAGCAGTTTGGCTAAAGCACACCCCGCTCTCCAATCAAGTCAACAAGCAGCAGGAAACTGATTGGCCAAAAGCACCTCATGCTCATGCCTCATCTTATCTCTTTACGTTCACTTCCCATAACCACCCATTTGGGCATTTTGCTCTGCATTGCTTTTCCACAATATCATTTTCTTTCACTTGAAATCCCAATCTGTTGTGATAATTTTCCCCAATCAAATGGCCTGTGCAACAGCAGCCCTCTCCCTGAAACCACCCCTCAGAGCCCACAGAGCCCAATTAGGGCAGGCTCCTTGTAAATTATGCTCTCCTACATCCATTGCCTCAAAAAGGAGCAGAATTGTAGTTAattgctcatcatcatcatcacaggGGAAGAAGAAAAATGAGGTTGTTTCAGTTGCAGGCTTGACATCTTTGGCTCTTACAGCAGCAACAGTGATTCCAGAGATAGCAGATGCAGCAGGACCTGGAGTATCTCCTTCTCTCAAGAACTTTTTGCTAAGTATAGTGGCTGGAGGTGTGGTTGTAGCTGTTCTTGGTATTGCTGTTATTGGGGTTTCCAACTTTGATCCTGTTAAGAGGGGTAGATAAATGTACTTCTATGAAGTATCTCTATAGATTTAGATTGTGGGTTTCTGGGATTTGTGGATGCAGAGTGAAGTATGTAATCAATTAGTAGTAATCTTAAAGCTACATTAATGTACTATGAGGAGCAGTAGGGAGAGAAATTCCATAACTGTACTTGATTTGATTTCCTTCCTTTGAGCTAATGTGTTAAATGCAATGCAATGAGCTCATTTTGAATTATGCCCTAGTTTAAACCATCTTCTAATTGTTTTGGCAAATCTGTAGTTGTATTACATGTATGTGAATTGGAAGAAAATGTCATTTGATTGCGTTTTCTCAAATTTCAGATGAATGTTGCAGCAATTGTAAAGCTTATGTTGTGAAAACTTTCTTAATGGAGTAGGATTTGGAATCTGTAATGATTATTGCCTTTGGAAAATGGATTTTTTTCAGAGATTGACCTGTATTCTAAGAAGTTTATCTGTGTCATAACCACTTGTCATTTCAGAAGTTTATCAGGCCTGCAATATTACAGTTTTAGGAATTTAGATTGTATATATTGATGAATACAttttatgatatttctattggattCAATTGTATAGATTTTGAATCAGATTCATTAATTCATTAATTCATATTTCATGAGCAGGGAGGCGTTTACATGAACCTATTTCTAATAAGAATGATTGGTCTATTATACATGCATTGTCCTCAAATCCAGTACTATTCTGACTTGAGCACTTAAATTATTGAGGTAGATTCTTAGAAATGGATTTCCtgatatttgtttttcattttgataGTAAAACGGGAATAAAAACTTTAATTTATAAAATAATCCAAATTActaatttttaattgaaacaatgcaattacaagaataAAGTTACACCAATCAAAGAATGACGAAGAAAGATACTAATCATCTCATAACTTGTAAAATTCATTGATTGTGATCACGAGCGTACAAAATCTGGAAGTGAGGGCATTATTATAGAGTGCAGCTTTCACAAACAAGTAGTGCAGCTGGATTGCTTTGATTTTCAACAGATTGTTTTGATCATAATAGTGTGGATGGTTTCATTTAATCAGATGGGAGTTGACTGGTGAATTTTAGATTTAGAGAAGGTGGTTTTGTAGTTGAATATGTTTCACTTGTGATTAATATCTAATATTTTTAGTAGTATAGCATTAGTAGTTATGATTTCAAAGTTGTTAGGGTTAATCACGATTATTTATAATTGAATAAAATGTATTTCTTAGATCTAAAGAGCAACAAATCATTTGATGCTACATTGGCACACAACTATTACAACTTAATACACGACTACTAGTTTACTCTTTTTGGGGGTCCttttagacacctcaacaaaaaaaATGTTGATGTGGCGTCATATTTGATGAGGTGACCCTAAAACCTTAATTATGAGCAGGAGTCTTGCCAAATAAGTCATTAAAATCATGAAATTTCCAGAGTCCATAATGATTTGCTTGTTACTTTTATGGATTTGGCCATGTAGTTTTTGTTGTTCTCTTGCCCTCACACTTGCTCTCTTGCCTTatgatggatcatggtgtttgatTTGAAACGTTGGTAAGAACAAAATCTATATGGTCAAATCTAGAAGAGCGACATGCATATAAGTCATTGTAAAAagatgggagtgatttgaaatcaTTGTTTATAGAATTTTGAGAAATATGAGAGTGCTCAACTACTAGAACCTCTCTCGTAATCATAGTGACTCATTATGATGATAATTTTATATAATATAGAACTACTTTACATGAAGCAAAAATCAATCATTAGACACATATAATTATAAAATCAATCATTTAGATAAGGATGGTGACAAGTTCCCACCCTAATTAGTTTGAAGTATTTAGTAATGAAGATGCAATTTGCATTTTGGAAATAGGATAAAAAACATTGTTGTTTTTAATGGCTTTAatactataaaaaaataaaatgcattttttatataaattagttTTAGATAATTAAGTAATAGAAACCAATACAtaaattttctttaaattaatgagtTGAAATTGATAattgaaataaatgttaaattttaaatatttaaattaatttaagaaATTAGTAAACTAAATGTGTGGATAATTAGTTTTTAtttaatgtaaaaaaaaattatctagGGGAGAGAACCCAATAGTCGTGCACcttaacttcgcgcttctcaaaatcttacgtggaaatttcaaatcactcccaattttttatagtAGCTTGCTTGGCAACTCCCCTACTTATAACGAAGGTTTCAtggccacatcatcaagtatggtgccacatcagcatgctttttgccaaggtgtccaaaatagcccaAAAAACAAGTGAGACCAATAGACGTGCAAAAGAGGCCTCAATACTtgtgcaactgatgtggcatcacatgattggttacttttctcaactattggtacatttcctatcaataacaactttaaagtcacaactattggtgcataaacacataaaaattgatattttatgtttcaaacaatagtttttatttgtactattattgaagcaaaaagtatcaacaaccctcacaacaattggtacatgctcaactagtggtgctcttcccctatatgtCAACAATTCATTCAATAAGGTTTTGAAAttttataatttgttcttgattttttaatttgattGTGCATTGTCTAAGTTCACTTCTATGAATGTGAAAGCAACCTCAAAATGTGTGGAGTTAAATCAAGTGTATTAACTTGAGCTTAAACATCATGGATTTGATATGGGAAAATCTTAGAGACGAAAACCcatttgacttgatttttgatgtCCAAATATGAACAAGGAACAATAATGTTTACGAACACTTTTAGGGAATCTATTGATTGGGAAACCAACATACTTAATGATCCAAATTTACAAATTTGATGGGTTCAAACACAACTAGAAATTTTGCAATAAACTTAGGATGATGTAGTTTAATAAATCCCGCTACAATTCTCtagattcttttattctttttgcaAATTGAATTCTATATGTTCTCATTGAGAATTCCACAAATTGTCCAAGATGTTtttcaaatgaatgaatgaatgccaTTAAAAAATCAACCAAACACACAAATCAACATAGTGTGTACCAAGTTTGTTTACAACAACTAATGAAGTGGTTGGCAAAGAACAGttttgcattttaaattttaaaagatgaGGTTCAATTCACAACTACAAAAATGACATAGATCAAGTTTGCACCTACAAATATGATCCAAGTGATAAAAAAATGTCTAGGAATTAGAAAAACAAAACTTGGAGATTGGTTATAAAGGGTGAAGATTCAAGGTTGTCACAAATAAGATTAAGCCATGTGTATAAGCTACTTACTATATTCATGAAATTGTAATCAAAATTGGCCCAAAACATAACACAAAATTAAATTATAATGCAATTTTCACCATTAAAAATATTTGTAAAGAAAAATAACTCCTAGATAAATTataataacaataacaaacaaAGAACCACATGTTTTAGAGTAGAAATTGATAattgataatataattaatatgaaaatcaatatgataattgtagcatcgtaaattgtaactggtccaatttacacctcatgtgtgtgctcctactttagtgtgtcatatccccatcccctctctaggtccaatttgaccctattctccaactttgatgtcatgaacaccctTTGGTGGGTCGTATCACATGATACCCTCCCCCCTTTCTCTTTGTTTTGGTCTTATTTGTAGAAAGACCAGGGCTCCCCAAAACACTGTGGTCCCTCTCAAACGGGCCCCGATTTGAAATGGGGCGGGTTCTACATCTCCCTCATAGCATTTGATTCTCGGGGCTACACGTAATCATTGTAGGTTaacctaatcggtaatttacctagggaaccctatttaaagacatcctatcaattcatttagaCAAAATTAATCCATTATCTATCTATAATATTCGtgcatccgtgaagcattcatCCTCAAGCATCTTCAGAGATTCAAGgttacatattcatcattcaagcattgtggagtaaagttacatcaatcttcattcaagcatgtgtgtgtgattagagtttTTCATGTCCATATGTTTATAATGCCattgcattcaacatttgtgattattgTTACCTATTTTTTACCTCGAGGCCAAAAATAGCCATACTCCAatggaattaaaaaaaattaaatcaaatatattGGTTTAATGTgataagtttaaaattttaaatgtttttaCCTTTTAGAGTCA includes:
- the LOC131035130 gene encoding uncharacterized protein LOC131035130, translating into MACATAALSLKPPLRAHRAQLGQAPCKLCSPTSIASKRSRIVVNCSSSSSQGKKKNEVVSVAGLTSLALTAATVIPEIADAAGPGVSPSLKNFLLSIVAGGVVVAVLGIAVIGVSNFDPVKRGR